A single region of the Bacteroides luhongzhouii genome encodes:
- a CDS encoding porin family protein, which produces MIKIYPYIFSLLACIGIALPGYSQVDRNETLIRSALHGLEYEIKAGFSIGGTAPLPLPVEIRSIDGYNPTLAISIGGEVTKWIAVQNKLGIIVGLRLENKAMTTEATVKNYNMEILGQGGERISGVWTGGVKTKVHTAGLTIPLMATYKLSNRWNIKAGPYFSYLLSREFSGHVYEGYLREDDPTGPKVEFTDGKIATYDFSDDLRHFQWGLQVGAGWRAFKHLNVYADLTWGLNDIFKNDFNTITFAMYPIYLNIGFGYAF; this is translated from the coding sequence ATGATAAAAATCTATCCGTATATATTCAGTTTACTAGCCTGTATAGGAATAGCTCTCCCCGGCTATTCACAGGTAGACCGAAATGAAACACTGATCCGTTCCGCCCTTCACGGACTGGAATATGAGATCAAAGCAGGTTTCAGCATTGGCGGCACGGCTCCGCTTCCCCTTCCGGTAGAAATCCGTTCGATTGACGGATATAACCCGACGCTGGCCATCAGCATAGGGGGCGAAGTGACCAAATGGATTGCCGTTCAGAACAAGCTCGGAATCATAGTCGGACTCCGGCTCGAAAACAAAGCAATGACCACCGAAGCCACCGTGAAGAATTACAATATGGAAATTCTCGGGCAGGGAGGTGAAAGAATCAGCGGAGTATGGACGGGCGGAGTGAAAACCAAAGTACATACCGCCGGACTGACCATACCTCTAATGGCCACCTACAAACTAAGTAACCGATGGAACATCAAAGCCGGACCTTATTTCTCCTATCTGCTTTCAAGAGAATTTTCAGGTCATGTGTACGAAGGATATTTGCGGGAAGATGATCCTACCGGTCCGAAAGTAGAGTTTACCGACGGCAAAATTGCAACCTACGATTTCTCGGACGACTTGAGACATTTTCAGTGGGGATTACAGGTGGGAGCCGGATGGCGAGCTTTCAAGCACCTCAATGTGTACGCTGATCTCACCTGGGGATTGAACGATATATTTAAAAACGATTTTAATACAATCACTTTTGCAATGTACCCCATCTATTTAAACATAGGTTTTGGGTACGCATTTTAA
- a CDS encoding calycin-like domain-containing protein: MKKNLLYLLALVCSLTFFAACSSDDDDSDNKDNGNPPEEEAAITAPDVVGTYWGNLDISMIPDGSDQEIVIGDGIEKFITLSQVSNTEVKIELKDFELFINQQILKFGDIVVDKCEVKKGEGVSTFTGQQDLTFEGNAASLGTCPVTVTGTVEDGNADMTINVKVPTLQQTVKVTYSGVKQVAEPGGN; the protein is encoded by the coding sequence ATGAAAAAGAATCTATTGTATTTATTAGCATTAGTCTGCTCTCTTACTTTCTTTGCTGCTTGTAGCAGTGATGATGACGACAGTGATAACAAGGATAATGGGAATCCTCCTGAAGAAGAAGCTGCGATAACGGCTCCGGATGTAGTCGGAACGTATTGGGGAAATCTGGATATATCCATGATACCGGATGGCTCTGACCAGGAAATTGTCATAGGGGATGGAATAGAGAAGTTTATCACCCTATCGCAGGTCAGCAATACGGAAGTGAAGATTGAACTGAAGGATTTTGAATTGTTTATCAATCAACAGATTCTGAAGTTTGGAGATATTGTTGTTGATAAATGTGAAGTGAAGAAGGGGGAAGGGGTGTCTACGTTTACCGGACAGCAGGACCTTACGTTTGAGGGAAATGCTGCTTCTTTGGGTACTTGTCCTGTAACTGTTACGGGAACGGTAGAAGATGGAAATGCAGACATGACCATTAACGTGAAAGTGCCTACATTGCAACAGACTGTAAAAGTGACCTATTCCGGAGTGAAACAGGTGGCAGAGCCTGGTGGCAATTAA
- the aroC gene encoding chorismate synthase has protein sequence MFNSFGNIFRLTSFGESHGKGVGGVIDGFPAGIIIDEEFVQQELNRRRPGQSILTTARKEPDKVEFLSGIFEGKSTGCPIGFIVWNENQHSNDYNNLKNVYRPSHADYTYTVKYGIRDHRGGGRSSARETISRVVAGALAKLALRQLGISITAYTSQVGPIKLEGTYSDYDLDLIETNDVRCPDPEKAKEMADLIYKVKGEGDTIGGTLTCVIKGCPIGLGQPVFGKLHAALGNAMLSINAAKAFEYGEGFKGLKMKGSEQNDVFYNNNGRIETHTNHSGGIQGGLSNGQDIYFRVVFKPIATLLMEQETVNIDGIDTTLKARGRHDACVLPRAVPIVEAMTAMTILDYYLLDKTTQL, from the coding sequence ATGTTTAATTCATTTGGCAATATCTTTCGGCTCACAAGTTTCGGTGAGTCTCATGGAAAAGGAGTTGGAGGAGTGATTGACGGATTTCCGGCAGGAATTATCATCGACGAAGAATTTGTACAACAAGAACTTAATCGTCGCCGTCCGGGACAATCTATTCTTACTACTGCACGTAAAGAACCCGATAAAGTTGAGTTTCTTTCAGGTATTTTTGAAGGGAAATCCACCGGATGCCCTATTGGCTTTATCGTTTGGAATGAAAACCAACACTCCAATGACTACAACAATCTGAAAAATGTATATCGTCCTTCACACGCTGATTACACGTACACAGTAAAGTACGGAATCCGTGACCACCGTGGCGGCGGACGTTCTTCCGCACGCGAAACGATTTCACGCGTGGTAGCCGGCGCATTGGCCAAGTTAGCGCTTCGTCAACTGGGTATCAGCATCACTGCTTATACTTCGCAGGTGGGTCCTATCAAGCTAGAGGGCACTTACTCGGATTACGATCTCGATTTGATAGAAACAAACGATGTGCGTTGTCCGGACCCGGAAAAAGCAAAAGAAATGGCAGACCTTATATATAAAGTGAAGGGGGAAGGTGACACCATCGGCGGCACACTGACCTGCGTCATCAAGGGATGCCCCATCGGACTGGGACAACCTGTTTTCGGCAAGCTCCATGCAGCCTTGGGCAACGCAATGTTAAGCATCAACGCTGCCAAAGCATTCGAATACGGTGAAGGATTCAAGGGACTGAAAATGAAAGGTTCCGAACAGAACGATGTTTTCTATAATAACAACGGACGCATCGAGACACATACCAATCACTCCGGAGGTATTCAGGGAGGATTGAGTAATGGTCAGGATATCTATTTCCGTGTAGTATTCAAACCTATTGCAACATTGCTGATGGAACAAGAAACCGTCAACATTGATGGTATCGACACCACCCTGAAAGCACGCGGACGCCATGACGCTTGTGTACTGCCCCGTGCCGTGCCTATCGTAGAAGCAATGACCGCCATGACCATACTTGATTATTACTTATTGGATAAAACGACGCAACTATAA